The Salvelinus sp. IW2-2015 unplaced genomic scaffold, ASM291031v2 Un_scaffold5527, whole genome shotgun sequence genome contains a region encoding:
- the LOC112078307 gene encoding syndecan-2, giving the protein MKLSPQQMWVNIVTHICAASQHCGRKLVTRELLTIFRRPARTYLYLDDQSGDSVDDDGYNSGSGSGDMTIGEVTERVKVKRVFAAPEAEPTQDSLPELSTAVEMFTVTDLSTEIAETETETETETQVPERSLDXTEETVISSEAPPSTTGASGLLYEADTPYDVHSENLFQRTEVLAGMFWFMYSGDRIDINISLFPMRPEHNESNKISSDNIC; this is encoded by the exons ATGAAGCTGAGCCCTCAGCAGATGTGGGTTAATATTGTAACCCACATCTGTGCTGCTTCCCAGCACTGTGGAAGGAAGCTGGTTACTAGAGAGCTCCTGACG ATCTTTCGGCGACCAGCTCGGACTTACCTGTACCTGGATGACCAATCAGGAGACTCCGTAGACGACGACGGTTACAACTCTGGCTCAGGGTCCGGTGATATGA CTATCGGTGAGGTCACTGAGCGAGTCAAAGTGAAAAGGGTGTTCGCCGCTCCTGAAGCAGAGCCAACCCAGGACTCTCTACCAGAACTTTCAACCGCCGTGGAGATGTTTACAGTCACTGACCTGAGCACAGAAATAGCTGAGACAGAAACTGAGACTGAAACAGAG acCCAGGTCCCTGAACGGTCTCTGGACRTRACAGAGGAGACTGTAATCAGTAGTGAAGCTCCTCCCAGCACCACCGGTGCTTCCGGGTTGCTGTACGAGGCAGACACACCCTACGATGTACACTCCGAAAACCTATTCCAGAGGACAGAGGTCCTAGCAGGTATGTTCTGGTTTATGTATTCAGGAGATCGTATTGACATTAACATCTCTCTTTTTCCAATGAGACCTGAGCATAATGAAAGCAATAAAATATCATCAGACAACATATGTTAA